The Candidatus Berkiella aquae sequence GTTATCGAAGCACCGGCTCAACCAACACCCACCAGCGTGATTGAGGAAGAGAAAAAGACATCCACTTTGGAATTAGCTGGGTTATAAGTTATGTTTTTGTTTAATGGTTGCAAGTAGCCCTTGCGCACCTTTAACAATCAGATCAAATACCTGCTCAAACCCTTGTTCACCACCAGAATAAGGGTCAAAAACATCGCTGCTTAATTCAGCATCATGAGATAATAACAACGATATTTTGCTTTGAAATGCGCTAGGACACAGCGCCATCAAATGTTCTACATTGGAATGATCCATCGCGACGATATAATCAAAGTAATGGAAATCATGTAAAGTGATTTGGCGAGATACAATATGCTGCATCTTAAGACCATGCTTTTGCGCGATGGCTTGAGATCGCGGATCAGGCGATGCACCTGCAAATACCCCATGCGTACCAGCCGAATCAATAAAAAAATATTCCGCTAAATGTGCTTTCTCCAGCAGCTCACTAAAAATCACTTCAGCCAAGGGTGAGCGACAATAATTTGCGGTGCAGACAAAAAGCACTTTAATAGGTTCGATCACCCCCTATTTCTCCATGAAATAGGAACGTTCAAATGAGCCAAAAAGGGACGCTCATACTTCATCGGATTCGATGCGTCGCGCTTGTTCTTCTAACATAACGGGAATTTCATCACGAATAGGATAAGCAAGTTTATCGAACTTACAAATTAATTCTTTTTTGTCTTTTTTATAAATCAGTGGCTGTTTACAAAGCGGGCAGGCTAATATGTCGAGCAATTTTTTGTCCACTGTAGATTTTCCTTAGTAACTGTTCTCGAAACTCTTCTTGTAATTTAACTTCTAATGGAATGCACCATATACCCTTCACAAAGGAATCCTCGGTGTTGTTGGCTTCGTGATTCATCTGTTGTGGGTATAAAAAAGCACGGCATTTCACTGCATCTTTTTCTGTCATCACGACCGGGATATCATCATTAAAACAAATATCTTCGGGCTTAAAATCATAATGATCGGGAAAAGGATGCGCAATCACTTCTAGACCTTTGGCTTTTAATGCAGCAAAAAAACGATCGGGATTGCCAATGCCTGCAACCGCGTGTACTTTTTTGCCTTGCCAATCCTCGAGTGATTGTTTTAATTCTGGGTTATGAATCGCATAACAGGTATTCCCTAATTGCGTTCCCATCACCCATTCACCTGGTAATGCTGTGCCATTCGCAACCACAAAGTCTACGGATTTCAAGCGCCGCTTATTTTCACGCAGTGGCCCAACGGGTAAGCAATGGCCATTGCCTAAACGGCGTTGCCCATCTAATACCGCAATCTCGATGTCTCGCGCCAAAGCATAATGCTGTAACCCGTCATCACTGATAATAATATTAATCTGTGGAAAAGATTTTAATAAATGCGAAACCGCAAGAGGACGATTTTTGCCAATGACCAAAGGACAATCGGTTTTTTGTTTTAAGAGTAAAGGCTCATCACCTACGTTTTTCGCCAAGCATTCATCAGTCACAATGCGGGTTTCACCCCCAAGGTCGACGCCGTAACCACGCATCACAATACCTGGCATTAACCCTTGTTGTTTCAGTTCATTGGCAAGCCATGAAACTAATGGGGTTTTCCCTGTACCACC is a genomic window containing:
- a CDS encoding arsenate reductase/protein-tyrosine-phosphatase family protein, with the protein product MIEPIKVLFVCTANYCRSPLAEVIFSELLEKAHLAEYFFIDSAGTHGVFAGASPDPRSQAIAQKHGLKMQHIVSRQITLHDFHYFDYIVAMDHSNVEHLMALCPSAFQSKISLLLSHDAELSSDVFDPYSGGEQGFEQVFDLIVKGAQGLLATIKQKHNL
- a CDS encoding Trm112 family protein, which encodes MDKKLLDILACPLCKQPLIYKKDKKELICKFDKLAYPIRDEIPVMLEEQARRIESDEV
- the lpxK gene encoding tetraacyldisaccharide 4'-kinase; this encodes MRQALLNFWYRKSSIANLLAPFSWLFQVVAKCRYFFYRYGVGQQEFTVPVIVVGNITLGGTGKTPLVSWLANELKQQGLMPGIVMRGYGVDLGGETRIVTDECLAKNVGDEPLLLKQKTDCPLVIGKNRPLAVSHLLKSFPQINIIISDDGLQHYALARDIEIAVLDGQRRLGNGHCLPVGPLRENKRRLKSVDFVVANGTALPGEWVMGTQLGNTCYAIHNPELKQSLEDWQGKKVHAVAGIGNPDRFFAALKAKGLEVIAHPFPDHYDFKPEDICFNDDIPVVMTEKDAVKCRAFLYPQQMNHEANNTEDSFVKGIWCIPLEVKLQEEFREQLLRKIYSGQKIARHISLPAL